The window ATCATGCAGGATCTGTGGAGTATGAACTTATTCTCAGGGAATGGTTTAATATAAATCCAGCCCTAGAGTTTCGAGTGTTTATTCGGGACGGCATGATATTGGGTGTCTCTCAACGGGACCTGAATTACTACGACTACCTTGCTACGCTAAAGGAAAAATTGAAGGGTTCGATTAAAAAGTTTGTTTATGAAGTTTTATTGCCAAGAATTCAGGATCAAGCTATAGTGGTGGACCTCTATATTCCAAGAGCATTCGACAAAGTTTGGTTAATTGATATGAACCCATTTTCACGGAGAACTGATTCACTGATGTTCGGTTGGAATGAGCTACACAATACCCACCGTGTTGACGGAAgtgattttgaattgcGCTTAATGACAGAACACAATATCGGTAGATTTGCGACTAAGGAACACTCAGAACATCATGTTCCAACTGACATTTTAGAAGCAAGCCTGAACACCGAAACCCTAAGGGAATTAACTAGTAAGTGGAAGGAACTATTATCTTTACaggaggatgaagaatctTAGGCCTTTAAATTTTAACCATGAGTACTATTTAATATACACTATGTATGGAAATGAActtttaataaaacttAGAGGAGGCGATTAAAGTTACCAAGTAAAGCTTTCTTCTTGTAAGTCAACGTCaatcttcaaacttttaGATATCCCACATCTGGCCGCATGACGTAGGTGATCATTGAACAGAGACGGACCACAACTAATAAAGGTCAAGTCTTGTGAGCGTTTGGAAGAGACATCAATTTCTTGCCCAACGAATGAGTTCAAGTCGGGGCGGTTGGATATCCATTCAATACTGAAAGAATCAAGACATTTTTGAGCACTTATATCCAATGAACTAGTTTCTTCTAAAAACTCTTGGGATTTAGTGCAGATGATATGCACATCACAATTCCTCAATTCCAGGTACTTTAGCTCTTCGGCAAACCAAGTTAAACATGAGACATCGTTAATAATCCAGTAGAAAGAATGATTCAACTGGGATTCAtgtttcaataattttGCAAAATGCGGGTAGACAGCAGTAACACCCAGACCAGCGGAAATACCAACGTACCTTCTGTCAGATGAAGTCAAGTTTGGGATTGAATTACCATAGGGTCCCTCTAGAAGTAGGTTATAGTTAATTTGATCCTTTTcagatattaaaattcTTTCCAACAGGCGTTGAGTGATACCCTTTTGAGCCTTGAAGTATAAATAAAGCTTGTCCTTGCCGAACTCCGAAGCACTTATAACTGTAAATGGGTGTGATTGAAACGGATATATCCATTGATCTTTGGAGCTTAAAAAGTAAACATAAACAAACGACCCAGGGTAGTACTTGAAGTACTTTGGCCTCTTGATGGTCATTTTAATGACTCCTCCACCAACTTCAGACAAGTTGGCAGTCTGAACACCACCACACAGTAAAATGCGGCTTATTCTGGCACATCTATCAAAGCTAACTATGAAAACCATTGACCAGACCCAGTTGAGCCATCCTAAAGTACGAACGTGATAATACATTGCAACaatgaaaagaatattgaaAACCTTGTGCAAAAATAGGAAGAATTCATATGTTAGTCTTCTTATAATTTTATCACTGTGAAAGACTAGTAAGACAATGAGGGTCGTTCCAACAATACCCCAGTTCCAATAAGTTGCCAAAAATTTCGTATAGCCTCCACCTTCAGCACTACAAGCATATACCGTCCAAATGACTGAATGTATAAATGCCAGCATACAACAAACATAAGAACACCATTTATGATAAAAGCTGAAGGTGGCATAGGCCATACCTGTCAATGGAATGAATGGATTATTGCGgattccaaaaaaatagaTAACCGGAAACAACGAAAAGCTCATTAAATCAACCCTATAACTTACCAGATCCAAATCCATAAACCACTGAGAGTTTGTGTAAGGATGTGGCAAGGTCACATTATATCCAACACAGCATGAAATAACAGTTTGAATGATAAAACCTGCAACTACCAGCCATTGAAGCCTGGTGGGGAAATCTAAAGGGAATAATTTTGCAAACAGATACGTTCTTTCATGGTAATCCTTATAGACAGATGGTAATATAATatgcttcttcatccaattAGTTCTCAATGGAGACCACCGAAGAAAACGAtgtaaaaaattaaacaagGTAGCAATTACGAGAACTGCACACCAATAGAAGACTAGACCCCAACCAAACCATTGCGATGTGACAACAGAAGACGtgaattctttgaatttaatgTAATACCAATCAAATTCTTTATGATCCACTGCAAGTGTCGTATTAACAGGATTATCTAGATCAAATGGAGTTGGATCTCTCAGGCTCCCAACACTTTGCTCATATGCCTGATACATATCCTCCAAGGTGTAAATTACGTCTCCCATTTCAAAACATCTCCTCACAACATGCTTTAGTGCATGATCAATAGTTTTTGTAGAATTGGAATTAGAAATAATACAATTCGTAACAGTTCCAACCCAATTACGATTCAAACATCGACATCTGTACGCTTTCATTCCATTAGAATGAGAGTTACAGCCCCAATCAAACGTTTTATGGTAGTAGATACATGCTGTCGCCAAGCTAGAGTCTACAATGACCAATGACTCGACCAATGTCGCTCCCAATAGTGCATAGGACAAATTAGACAGTCTCATCTAAACTTACCTACTGTTGCTTGgaataaatataaattgCAAACCATCCAGgctactactactatcAGTGTTGAACAGGGTTAAATCTCTAGTACTTTTTTATAGGCCGCCAAAATTCCACCTTACATATGCAGGATATTCCGAGTCCTCGAGcagttttaaaatatgttGCACGCTCGAGAGCATTTTTTGAGATCATCAATATGAgcaaagataaaaaaagaataacTGACATTCAATGACAAAGTCATTGTAGGCAGCATATTGAATAAAACAGTGGGGCACGCAAGGTAAGAGGCTAATAGTTGTCGACTTTTTGCTACTATATATAGTGCTTCGCCCCGCTCTTCAAGAACTTCAACGGTTTTGTAAACTTTAACTCGACAAGTTGTTAACAGGCTCGAAGAAAGCCTGTTAAAGCTCTTTTGGTAACCCTTTCTACAGATCCATTGGGTTCCTAATTGGAAGCCGAAGTAGATAAAATACAGAAGCTGCTTACAACCTCCTTAACAGTTGTATGTAAGATCTTGAGATTTCTGTTGCATATGTACGTCCATTAttcaataacaaaaaacagATAACCTTGTTCTGGAACATGGAAAAAGGATATTTGTTTAAATCATATGTGAATGGACACCAGGTTATGTATATACTAAATGGACAGTGTACTATCTACCGAGGAGACATTAGTTTTGATGAGTGGTATGATATATTCGTTTTATAGGACCGCGGCGCTTTGGCGGGGCCCAGTTAGCAGCACCGTTAATACCTGCAGGTTCGTCGAAAGGATACGTCATACATACAGCGTTaagttttaaatttaaaacaTATCTGCGCAAAGTTAGTTTCTATTATATAAACTCTTTTCTGCTTTGGGCATCTTGGTTGAAAACCGCATTAGCCGGATAAATCACCTCTGATGAACTCAGCAAGCGGAAGGGTTGAGATGAGAGCCCTTTATCGAGCACATTATGGAACGGAATAGACACCTTCGAGCAATTTCCAATGCCGGTGTTAAAAACTTACAAATTCCTTGGATTATGGCATTTAACAAGGCAGTTGCATAATTCAGATTTTTACCCAAACGACAGATCACAATAGGTGgaaaaaattatttataaGGCGCCAATGACTATGTATATTTAGTCAGATGAAGTCGTTACTCTACTCTGAACTTTCAATAGATGAGATCCATAACATAGCAAACAATGAGTTTTTGCATTAGAAttgcaaaaatatcatacAACTCATATATAAGGcacaaaaaatattttgaaggtgAGAACTTGAGGATTTCGGAAAATCGCAACCGCTGGCATCTCCCTAGCTTCTTTCAAGAAAACATATGCTCTCTTTGAGGACTAATGCTGCATTAGTAAACCTCATATCGTCTTTATTATTTACTACTTTCACTACTTGGATCTAGCTAATAAAGGAACGTTTAAACCTTGTACTTTTTTATGTCTCACTTCAGCTTTTTTGTGTCAGCGTCGGGGATCTGTTTGTTCGATACTCTATAAAAATCCAGGATCGATCGATTCCCCTATACCTCTAAAAGAAGCGAGTAGGTAAGTTTATTGCCTCCCAAGATCCACGAAATGAAAACATTTTACACATATTTGACATTTCTAATTGTTGCTTTTGTTAAAGCAAACTATGTGGAACCTTTCAAAGCAAATCCGCCTATTTTTTGTTCGGAGCATGCCCGATGTCCTTTTATGTGGCCATGTTGTTCACAATATGGACAATGTGGCAGTGGTCCTCTCTGTATAGTTGGCTGTAATCCCAAATCCTCATACAACATAAAAAGTTGTGTGCCGATTCCTGCTTTATTGCCCGCGTTAGGCTCAGGGAGTCATGAGCAGGCTGCTGAGGTTGTTAACTTTGTGCAACGAGCAACGTTGGCAACGAGTTTCGAGCGTAAGATGAGTCCAGAGTTATACAATACTCATCATGAAGAGCAAAAGTTTCAAATGTCAGCTGTAGAGAGTGATTTGAATAGCAGAGGGTTGATCCACTTTCctgattttttaattacTTCTAATTCTGAAATTGCAGAACAAATGTTAGAGCACTATGATTTTACCCACAGTGGGTTCACAAGTATAGATTTTAGAACGGAAAATCTAATCCTTGGGATGCCAAAGGGTACAACTGGTAGCTTAATAACGTCTGCAAAGGCTTTTCTTTATGGGAGAGCCGCTGTCACAATGCGAACCAGCAGGGGAACTGGAGTGATAACGGCAATAGTTTTCATGTCATCGACACAggatgaaattgattttgaattcaTTGGTGGAGAATTGACAATGGTTCAAACCAATTACTATTATCAAGGTGAATTGGATCATTCCAAAATGCAGAAACACCCATTGCCTTCAGATAGTTTTGAGGAGTTTCACATATACGAAGTCGACTGGGATAGTGAGCGCATAAACTGGCTAGTGGATGGAAGTGTTGTTA is drawn from Eremothecium cymbalariae DBVPG#7215 chromosome 8, complete sequence and contains these coding sequences:
- the FRE1 gene encoding ferric/cupric-chelate reductase (similar to Ashbya gossypii ADR080W); the encoded protein is MRLSNLSYALLGATLVESLVIVDSSLATACIYYHKTFDWGCNSHSNGMKAYRCRCLNRNWVGTVTNCIISNSNSTKTIDHALKHVVRRCFEMGDVIYTLEDMYQAYEQSVGSLRDPTPFDLDNPVNTTLAVDHKEFDWYYIKFKEFTSSVVTSQWFGWGLVFYWCAVLVIATLFNFLHRFLRWSPLRTNWMKKHIILPSVYKDYHERTYLFAKLFPLDFPTRLQWLVVAGFIIQTVISCCVGYNVTLPHPYTNSQWFMDLDLVSYRVDLMSFSLFPVIYFFGIRNNPFIPLTGMAYATFSFYHKWCSYVCCMLAFIHSVIWTVYACSAEGGGYTKFLATYWNWGIVGTTLIVLLVFHSDKIIRRLTYEFFLFLHKVFNILFIVAMYYHVRTLGWLNWVWSMVFIVSFDRCARISRILLCGGVQTANLSEVGGGVIKMTIKRPKYFKYYPGSFVYVYFLSSKDQWIYPFQSHPFTVISASEFGKDKLYLYFKAQKGITQRLLERILISEKDQINYNLLLEGPYGNSIPNLTSSDRRYVGISAGLGVTAVYPHFAKLLKHESQLNHSFYWIINDVSCLTWFAEELKYLELRNCDVHIICTKSQEFLEETSSLDISAQKCLDSFSIEWISNRPDLNSFVGQEIDVSSKRSQDLTFISCGPSLFNDHLRHAARCGISKSLKIDVDLQEESFTW
- the CRR1 gene encoding putative glycosylase (similar to Ashbya gossypii ADR078C) produces the protein MKTFYTYLTFLIVAFVKANYVEPFKANPPIFCSEHARCPFMWPCCSQYGQCGSGPLCIVGCNPKSSYNIKSCVPIPALLPALGSGSHEQAAEVVNFVQRATLATSFERKMSPELYNTHHEEQKFQMSAVESDLNSRGLIHFPDFLITSNSEIAEQMLEHYDFTHSGFTSIDFRTENLILGMPKGTTGSLITSAKAFLYGRAAVTMRTSRGTGVITAIVFMSSTQDEIDFEFIGGELTMVQTNYYYQGELDHSKMQKHPLPSDSFEEFHIYEVDWDSERINWLVDGSVVRTLFKRDTWDPAAGIFKYPQTPMTLQISLWPAGTSDAPTGTIQWAGGLIDWDHSPDIIKEGQLYATVKRVTVTPYDNKFCPEIIGNVTNMIVRNKPIDSFRISYGYEPKNGIYNEESLRWYHDAPFYLSSWRSTGLNTGKYPEIAETYQEE